In Sulfurisphaera javensis, a single genomic region encodes these proteins:
- a CDS encoding FAD-dependent oxidoreductase, with translation MKFDAVVIGAGPAGSASAYTMAKAGYKVLMIEKGSEPGAKNVSGAMIREAVISKVFETKDLPFERIVKRVRLIFKTRENETEISVKPKDKLYTIARLKFDKWLAQKAEGAGAVLITKTTVTGIEGQKVITERGEIEAGKIVIAEGANALLSMSLGLRRELRSEETVLGIKEVYASTRDEVAKRFGLQGDEGESWRIITDYPLPSAGFIYTYKDAVAIGIGAKVDEITQRDIRPFELLDTFKEPYSELIKGFSLREYSAKIIPENGFPSFKPCEGSIYVVGDALGLVDPLTFDGIGPAVISGHLAGKAESCNAYSNSLYEASEILKVMRSRPLTRELLKGDNLSLYIHLVTDFSLSWAEGDLSKLKYYKNSLGTILKHLLLGLEVVQ, from the coding sequence ATGAAATTTGATGCAGTTGTAATAGGTGCAGGACCAGCAGGTAGTGCTTCAGCATACACAATGGCAAAGGCCGGTTATAAAGTATTAATGATAGAAAAAGGATCCGAGCCTGGAGCTAAGAACGTTTCTGGGGCAATGATAAGGGAAGCAGTAATATCTAAAGTTTTTGAAACTAAGGATTTACCTTTTGAGAGAATAGTAAAAAGAGTGAGGCTTATTTTCAAAACTAGAGAAAATGAGACAGAGATAAGTGTTAAGCCAAAAGATAAATTGTATACTATTGCAAGACTTAAGTTCGATAAATGGTTAGCTCAAAAAGCTGAAGGCGCTGGTGCTGTCTTGATTACTAAGACTACCGTAACTGGGATAGAAGGACAAAAAGTTATAACCGAAAGAGGAGAAATTGAGGCTGGTAAAATAGTTATAGCTGAAGGTGCAAATGCACTTCTTTCAATGTCTTTGGGTTTAAGAAGAGAACTGAGGAGTGAGGAGACGGTTCTTGGGATAAAAGAAGTTTATGCATCTACAAGAGATGAAGTGGCAAAAAGATTTGGGTTACAAGGCGATGAGGGTGAAAGTTGGAGAATAATAACAGATTATCCTCTTCCTTCAGCTGGCTTTATTTATACATATAAAGATGCTGTAGCAATAGGTATAGGGGCTAAAGTTGATGAAATAACTCAAAGAGATATTAGACCTTTTGAACTTTTAGATACTTTCAAAGAACCATACTCTGAACTAATAAAAGGATTTTCCCTTAGAGAATATTCAGCTAAAATTATCCCAGAGAATGGTTTTCCCTCGTTTAAACCATGTGAAGGCTCAATATATGTGGTTGGTGATGCTTTAGGTTTGGTAGATCCGTTAACTTTCGATGGTATTGGACCAGCTGTAATTTCTGGACATCTTGCTGGAAAGGCTGAAAGTTGTAATGCTTATTCTAATTCCCTCTATGAAGCTAGTGAAATACTTAAGGTTATGAGATCAAGACCATTAACAAGAGAGCTATTAAAGGGCGATAACCTATCCCTTTACATTCATTTAGTGACTGACTTTTCTCTTAGCTGGGCTGAAGGAGATTTGTCCAAATTAAAGTACTACAAGAACAGTTTGGGAACTATATTAAAACATCTATTGTTAGGTTTAGAGGTGGTTCAATGA
- a CDS encoding ferredoxin family protein has product MRVEERLYTLRYKRDEKPHLEIKDQANCAKCYDTYKSPCITVCPANVYSFTEGKIVISYENCLECGACKIVCPFNNIIWRYPRYGLGISLRYG; this is encoded by the coding sequence ATGAGAGTAGAGGAGAGACTTTATACTTTGAGATATAAGAGGGATGAGAAACCCCATTTAGAAATTAAAGATCAGGCTAACTGTGCGAAATGTTATGATACTTATAAATCGCCATGTATAACAGTCTGCCCAGCTAATGTATATTCTTTCACTGAAGGAAAGATTGTAATATCTTATGAGAATTGCTTAGAATGTGGAGCGTGTAAAATTGTTTGTCCATTTAATAATATTATTTGGAGATATCCTAGATATGGTTTAGGAATATCTTTAAGATACGGCTAA
- a CDS encoding CBS domain-containing protein encodes MIIGQLITKNLVNLPINSTIKDVADVMMREGVGSVVLKDGEKIVGIVTERDIVKAVHKGLSLDSSAIEIASTDLVRIDYNKSIYDAFYLMAKNNIRHLIVEKDGKCVGVVSIRDVARAFSLMVAEGMTY; translated from the coding sequence ATGATAATAGGTCAATTAATTACCAAAAATTTAGTAAATCTTCCAATAAATTCTACTATAAAGGATGTAGCTGATGTCATGATGAGGGAAGGTGTAGGATCAGTAGTTCTTAAAGATGGTGAAAAAATAGTTGGAATTGTAACGGAAAGGGATATAGTTAAAGCAGTTCATAAGGGTCTTTCTCTTGACTCTTCGGCAATCGAAATAGCTTCAACAGACTTAGTGAGAATAGATTATAACAAGAGTATTTATGATGCTTTCTATTTGATGGCTAAAAATAATATAAGGCACTTGATAGTGGAAAAGGATGGTAAGTGCGTAGGAGTAGTTTCTATTAGAGATGTTGCGAGAGCTTTCTCCCTTATGGTAGCTGAAGGGATGACTTATTGA
- a CDS encoding PadR family transcriptional regulator, whose translation MSELIAKQKGRLRNIILWLLWQSPKRGIDIIDDIYKMTWGWWKPSPGSVYPLLNKMEEEGVIERVSDGKYRITQKGIEEIKELLPSRYSGSIEDAVEELEGLVQYFKETDKDKLSLYKDRILEALKSMEEVIKNV comes from the coding sequence ATGAGTGAATTAATAGCGAAACAAAAAGGAAGGCTTAGGAATATAATACTTTGGCTACTATGGCAGTCTCCAAAGAGAGGCATAGATATTATTGATGATATATATAAAATGACCTGGGGCTGGTGGAAACCATCGCCAGGGTCAGTTTATCCTTTGTTAAATAAGATGGAGGAAGAAGGAGTAATAGAGAGAGTTTCAGATGGAAAATATAGGATAACACAGAAGGGGATAGAAGAAATAAAGGAATTATTGCCTAGCAGATATTCTGGAAGTATTGAAGATGCAGTCGAAGAATTAGAAGGATTAGTCCAATATTTTAAGGAAACTGATAAAGATAAACTTTCTCTATATAAAGATAGAATTTTAGAAGCCCTAAAGAGCATGGAGGAGGTGATAAAGAATGTCTAA
- a CDS encoding ATP-binding cassette domain-containing protein encodes MSNIAIKAINLTKMYGKFIAVDHINFEVYEGEIFGFLGPNGAGKSTTIKMLTTVLKPTEGTAIVNGYDIIKQPALVRQSIGVVPQEYTADEDLTGWENMMMMAGLYGIPKDIAKERAKELLEMVELTHAANRKVETYSGGMRRRLEIAMSLISRPKILFLDEPTLGLDAQTRAAIWQYILKLKEEYKMTIFVTTHYLEEADMYGDRIAIIDKGKILAIGSPKELKEKVGGDVISLQTSNDEEALKIISSVEGVIDVKKMNDGIRIKVKDGEEKAPEILESLMKNGIKVSRMSITEPTMDEVYMEFTGKRLRDEEASAQEMFAFRRTVRRART; translated from the coding sequence ATGTCTAACATTGCAATAAAAGCAATAAACCTAACAAAAATGTATGGTAAATTCATAGCTGTCGATCATATAAACTTTGAGGTGTATGAAGGAGAAATTTTCGGCTTCTTAGGCCCAAATGGTGCTGGTAAATCTACTACAATAAAAATGTTAACTACTGTATTGAAACCTACAGAAGGTACAGCAATAGTAAACGGTTATGATATTATAAAACAACCTGCATTAGTAAGACAATCTATTGGTGTAGTACCTCAAGAATATACAGCAGATGAAGATCTCACTGGATGGGAAAATATGATGATGATGGCAGGCCTTTATGGCATACCAAAGGATATAGCAAAAGAAAGAGCGAAGGAATTGTTAGAAATGGTTGAATTAACACATGCTGCAAATAGGAAAGTTGAAACATATTCTGGAGGAATGAGGAGAAGACTAGAAATTGCGATGTCCTTAATTAGTAGGCCAAAAATCCTTTTCCTTGATGAACCAACATTAGGATTAGATGCACAAACTAGAGCAGCTATATGGCAATACATACTGAAATTAAAAGAAGAATACAAGATGACCATATTCGTTACTACTCATTATTTAGAAGAAGCCGATATGTATGGGGATAGAATTGCAATAATTGATAAAGGTAAAATATTAGCAATAGGTAGCCCAAAGGAATTAAAGGAAAAAGTTGGAGGAGATGTAATATCTTTACAAACTTCAAATGATGAAGAAGCATTAAAGATTATTTCTTCTGTAGAAGGTGTCATTGACGTTAAAAAGATGAATGATGGAATAAGGATCAAGGTAAAGGACGGAGAAGAAAAAGCTCCAGAAATTCTTGAGTCTCTAATGAAAAATGGTATAAAAGTATCTAGGATGTCCATAACAGAACCTACTATGGATGAAGTATATATGGAGTTTACTGGAAAAAGACTAAGGGATGAAGAGGCAAGTGCACAAGAGATGTTCGCATTTAGAAGAACTGTTAGGAGGGCGAGAACATGA
- a CDS encoding ABC transporter permease, whose amino-acid sequence MIEEEKRNLSVTHGLWTLTVRELKKWYKAPVILLLSIIQPIFWIGLFGKAMNLGNIFTGTSFNIPGVNIPKQVIDQIGLAILKQTFGTTDYFSYLAAGMLSFIVLFTSMQSGMSIVWDRRLGVLDRLLTTPVPRGNIILGKVLNSVIRSLVQATIVLAVATVLGMTFAPNINALDFLGVYAALFLMSFGLSSLFLMLALRATSWESQMAIMNLLNLPLLFTSNAFYPIKSMPSWLKPVAYVNPLTYSNGVARGLLLGIPTNLTVDFLYLGLFALILSSIGIILSWKYLSS is encoded by the coding sequence ATGATTGAAGAGGAAAAAAGGAACTTAAGTGTAACACACGGTTTATGGACTTTAACAGTCAGAGAATTGAAGAAGTGGTATAAGGCACCAGTAATATTATTACTTTCAATTATTCAACCAATATTCTGGATCGGACTGTTTGGAAAAGCTATGAACTTAGGTAACATATTTACTGGTACTTCATTTAATATACCAGGCGTAAATATTCCTAAGCAAGTAATTGATCAGATAGGATTGGCAATATTAAAGCAAACTTTCGGAACCACTGATTATTTCTCGTATTTAGCAGCAGGCATGTTATCTTTCATAGTATTATTCACATCAATGCAAAGCGGAATGTCAATAGTTTGGGATAGAAGACTTGGAGTATTAGATAGATTATTAACCACTCCAGTACCAAGGGGAAATATCATCTTAGGTAAAGTACTTAACTCAGTGATTAGATCTTTAGTACAAGCTACAATAGTTCTTGCTGTCGCAACAGTATTAGGAATGACATTTGCACCAAACATTAATGCTTTAGATTTCTTAGGAGTATATGCTGCATTGTTCTTAATGTCATTTGGGTTATCTTCGTTGTTCTTAATGTTAGCATTAAGAGCTACAAGTTGGGAATCACAAATGGCAATCATGAATTTGCTAAACTTACCATTACTCTTTACTAGCAATGCGTTTTATCCGATTAAATCAATGCCGAGTTGGCTAAAACCAGTAGCCTATGTAAATCCACTAACATATTCAAATGGCGTTGCTAGAGGGTTATTATTAGGGATACCTACTAACTTAACTGTTGACTTCCTGTATCTAGGGTTATTTGCTTTAATTTTATCTTCAATAGGGATTATATTATCTTGGAAATATCTATCCTCATGA
- a CDS encoding alpha/beta fold hydrolase, protein MDYEDLFKIKPVLDFDVLGGKTLLIIRDKKPIVYSPFGVIDIKGYAEEVSWIGNDSFFITIDPNGSELRQIFIWDKGKLERIISDQYDNFSPLYTKNGILFLSNRDGKTIHLYLYDKEIKKLSKGDLPVFSYCANDKYIVYSQGIYDNDIHVIDYEGNEIAEIDFPESEQELPSDQCFLDEKTFLFISNHEDLFKLFAYDIKEEKIEKIRESKYEIVEAVPYKGSIAYVEDRHGDFALVHEKEILNEGFIVGLKSDEESLYFIYSNHESSYNLYKYDGKLSRLTNSMNGVKGEFVKPSHVEYNSDGIKIHALLYSKGNEDKGVIYIHGGPDWECVNSFNPEIQFLVNKGFKVICPNYRGSIGYGRKFNHLNDKDLGGGDLRDVINAIKVLNVKKVAITGASYGGYLTMMAVTKYPDLWCSAVAVVPFVNWFTEKKFEREYLQQYDEMKMGNDEVLLKDRSPIFFIDRIKTPLMLLAGENDPRCPAEETLQVVNELKKLGREVKYKIYKDEGHGFAKVENYIDSIKETVEFISTHCQ, encoded by the coding sequence ATGGACTATGAGGATCTTTTTAAGATAAAACCAGTGCTAGATTTCGACGTATTAGGTGGAAAAACCCTATTAATTATAAGGGATAAGAAACCTATAGTATACTCTCCTTTTGGAGTTATTGATATAAAGGGTTATGCTGAAGAAGTAAGTTGGATAGGTAATGATTCATTCTTTATAACTATTGACCCTAATGGAAGTGAATTAAGGCAAATATTTATCTGGGATAAAGGAAAACTCGAGAGAATAATTTCTGACCAATATGATAATTTTTCTCCATTATATACTAAAAATGGTATACTTTTTCTTTCCAATAGAGATGGAAAAACTATACATCTTTACTTATATGATAAGGAAATAAAGAAGCTAAGTAAAGGAGACTTACCAGTATTCAGCTATTGCGCAAATGATAAATATATAGTTTACTCTCAAGGAATTTACGATAACGATATTCATGTAATAGATTATGAAGGAAACGAGATAGCTGAAATAGACTTTCCAGAATCTGAGCAAGAATTGCCATCTGACCAATGTTTTCTTGATGAAAAAACTTTTCTCTTTATTTCAAATCACGAGGATCTTTTCAAATTATTTGCTTATGATATTAAAGAGGAAAAAATTGAAAAAATTAGAGAAAGTAAATATGAAATCGTAGAGGCAGTCCCTTACAAAGGTTCAATAGCTTATGTCGAAGATAGGCATGGTGATTTTGCCCTAGTTCATGAAAAGGAGATTCTGAATGAGGGATTTATAGTAGGATTAAAGAGCGATGAAGAATCCCTTTATTTTATTTATTCAAATCATGAGTCTTCATATAATTTATATAAGTATGACGGCAAATTATCCAGGTTAACTAATTCCATGAACGGCGTAAAAGGAGAGTTCGTCAAACCTTCTCATGTTGAATATAATTCTGATGGGATAAAAATTCATGCTCTTCTTTATTCCAAAGGAAATGAAGATAAAGGCGTTATTTATATTCATGGAGGTCCAGATTGGGAATGTGTTAATTCGTTTAATCCAGAAATACAATTCCTTGTAAATAAAGGTTTCAAAGTAATATGCCCAAATTATAGAGGTTCTATAGGATATGGAAGGAAGTTTAATCACCTAAACGACAAGGATTTAGGTGGGGGTGATTTAAGAGATGTTATTAATGCTATTAAAGTCTTAAACGTTAAAAAGGTTGCAATTACTGGAGCAAGTTACGGTGGTTATCTTACAATGATGGCTGTTACGAAGTATCCAGATTTATGGTGTTCTGCTGTAGCAGTTGTCCCTTTTGTAAATTGGTTCACTGAGAAGAAATTCGAAAGGGAATATTTGCAACAGTATGATGAGATGAAGATGGGAAATGATGAGGTATTATTAAAGGATAGATCTCCTATATTCTTTATAGATAGAATTAAAACACCATTGATGCTATTAGCTGGTGAGAATGATCCTAGATGTCCAGCAGAAGAGACTTTGCAAGTTGTTAATGAACTTAAAAAATTAGGAAGAGAAGTTAAGTACAAAATATATAAGGATGAAGGTCATGGATTTGCTAAAGTTGAAAATTATATAGATTCAATAAAAGAAACTGTAGAGTTTATATCTACTCACTGTCAGTAA
- a CDS encoding metallopeptidase TldD-related protein produces the protein MIKNLIFKEDLIIITKSGKYFETKHTKAEMALTPEGWLLKRDKIDYKPEKEYSTCKSFEEKVDLENFITKAENLAPYVDKIIIKKIEREIDECKEVKHLVIVEKEYLKVGGRIQYLDGIISYLQNEIKSVKRITRDYQIGGRINALLSPEVFGTIIAYTVKALLNGILPRLKLYEKFSTLTIVDNPLNEISPAFSTFDDEGVLTKRKELIGDGIVQDYLGTLYTKYGSSGNARGIPPEPDFFTLEIKSGDWNLEEMMNENKDGVVIYGVESVQIVENSIRITPKIVEKGGIGLKIREIAIPFQELLFINAISKTSKPFAIDEYHGVYAPYVLMPVRVILF, from the coding sequence ATGATAAAGAACCTCATTTTTAAGGAGGATTTAATCATTATTACTAAGTCTGGAAAATATTTTGAAACTAAACATACTAAAGCAGAAATGGCATTAACACCAGAAGGATGGTTACTGAAAAGAGATAAAATAGATTATAAACCGGAAAAGGAGTACTCAACTTGTAAATCTTTCGAGGAGAAAGTTGATCTTGAGAACTTTATAACTAAGGCTGAGAATCTTGCCCCTTATGTAGATAAAATAATAATAAAGAAAATTGAAAGAGAAATAGATGAATGCAAAGAAGTAAAGCATTTGGTTATTGTTGAAAAAGAGTATTTAAAAGTTGGAGGAAGAATTCAATATCTAGACGGTATAATCAGTTATTTACAAAATGAGATTAAGAGCGTAAAAAGAATAACAAGAGATTATCAAATAGGTGGAAGAATTAATGCCTTACTTTCACCTGAAGTTTTTGGGACTATAATAGCTTATACAGTTAAAGCGTTACTGAATGGTATTTTACCGAGGTTAAAACTTTACGAAAAGTTTTCAACATTGACTATTGTAGATAACCCACTTAATGAGATTTCCCCTGCATTTAGCACCTTTGATGATGAAGGAGTTTTAACGAAACGCAAAGAACTTATTGGAGATGGTATTGTTCAAGATTACTTAGGTACGCTTTATACAAAATATGGTTCTTCAGGGAATGCAAGAGGAATACCACCAGAGCCAGACTTTTTCACTCTTGAAATTAAGTCTGGAGATTGGAATTTAGAAGAAATGATGAATGAAAATAAAGATGGAGTAGTAATTTATGGAGTTGAGTCAGTACAAATAGTTGAAAATAGCATAAGAATTACTCCTAAAATCGTAGAGAAAGGTGGGATTGGTTTAAAGATTAGGGAGATCGCTATTCCATTCCAAGAACTTTTATTTATTAATGCTATTTCGAAAACATCTAAGCCTTTTGCTATCGATGAGTACCATGGAGTTTATGCACCATATGTTTTAATGCCAGTAAGAGTAATATTATTCTAA